From a region of the uncultured Draconibacterium sp. genome:
- a CDS encoding DUF4954 family protein, which yields MAQNTENNYRNLYDEEIGQLVHQGCSSSDWSLIKVSHDFIPDCIENCKFSGSIRLNSFVGTVKLIGGITFKTGIYNAWLHNCEVGKNALIHNVRSYIANYRIEENVVIHNITTLAVDGETSFGNGVVVEAINEGGGREIPIYDYLSTHVAYMMALYRHRPEVVRSLKNMVADYTKYVSSEMGVIGADSKILNCNTILNVKTGPATIIDGAKKLHNGSINSNYEAPVTVGEGVIMDNFIVSSGSKITDATLVSKCFIGQGCVLDKHYSAENSLFFANFQGFHGEACSIFAGPYTVTHHKSTLLIAGMFSFLNAGSGSNQSNHLYKLGPIHQGIMERGAKTTSDSYVLWPSRIGAFSLVMGRHYKHCDTTDFPFSYLIESKDESILVPGINLKSIGTIRDTQKWPKRDKRTDSNLLDLINFNLLSPYTIDKMVKGRQKLMDLRKSSGDKIEAYTYDRMKIEKHALDRGIQLYEMAIWKFLGNSLITRLNGNEYKTAADIQKALQPDIKFGKGYWVDLAGMICPFEALDQLLQSIENGSVQSLEEVNSALATMHKNYYNFEWTWAVDVLESFYGKSISEFDAPDVISIVKKWKESVLGIDRFLYEDARKEFSMSKMTGFGVDGQDGARELDFAEVRGEFEDNDTVKEIKEHMEKKERLGSRVIEQMMPVRADKQTVENS from the coding sequence ATGGCACAAAACACAGAAAACAATTACCGAAATCTATATGATGAGGAAATCGGGCAGCTCGTTCATCAGGGGTGTTCTTCTTCCGATTGGAGTTTAATAAAGGTTTCGCACGATTTTATTCCCGACTGTATTGAGAACTGTAAGTTTTCCGGAAGTATCCGCTTAAATAGTTTTGTCGGAACAGTAAAACTGATCGGTGGTATTACCTTTAAAACAGGGATTTACAATGCCTGGCTGCACAACTGCGAGGTGGGTAAGAATGCACTGATTCACAATGTGAGAAGTTATATCGCAAACTACCGGATTGAAGAGAATGTGGTTATTCATAACATTACAACGCTGGCTGTTGATGGCGAAACATCGTTCGGTAACGGAGTGGTTGTGGAAGCAATAAACGAAGGCGGAGGCCGCGAAATTCCGATATACGATTATCTCTCAACACATGTTGCCTATATGATGGCTTTGTACAGACACCGGCCTGAAGTGGTGCGTTCGCTAAAAAATATGGTTGCCGACTACACTAAATATGTCAGCAGCGAAATGGGAGTGATCGGAGCTGATTCGAAAATTCTGAATTGTAATACCATACTGAATGTTAAAACCGGGCCGGCGACCATAATTGATGGGGCTAAAAAATTACATAACGGAAGTATTAACAGCAACTACGAAGCACCTGTAACGGTTGGCGAAGGAGTGATAATGGATAACTTTATTGTTAGTTCAGGATCGAAAATCACCGACGCCACGCTGGTTTCAAAATGTTTTATTGGTCAGGGTTGTGTGCTTGATAAACATTATTCGGCTGAAAACTCTTTGTTTTTTGCCAATTTTCAGGGATTTCACGGCGAGGCTTGTTCAATCTTTGCCGGGCCATACACCGTTACTCATCATAAATCTACCTTGTTGATTGCCGGTATGTTTTCGTTTTTAAATGCAGGTAGTGGATCGAACCAAAGTAATCACCTCTACAAACTGGGGCCAATTCACCAGGGAATTATGGAGCGTGGAGCAAAAACCACAAGCGACTCTTACGTGCTGTGGCCATCGCGTATCGGTGCATTTTCGCTGGTAATGGGACGCCACTACAAACATTGCGATACTACTGATTTTCCCTTCTCGTACCTGATCGAGAGTAAAGACGAAAGTATTCTCGTTCCCGGTATCAACCTGAAAAGTATCGGAACCATTCGCGATACGCAAAAATGGCCAAAGCGTGATAAACGTACCGATTCGAACCTGCTCGACCTGATTAATTTTAACTTACTGAGTCCATATACCATTGATAAAATGGTTAAAGGCAGGCAGAAGCTAATGGATCTTCGAAAATCCTCGGGTGATAAAATCGAGGCTTATACTTACGATCGGATGAAGATTGAGAAACATGCGCTTGACCGGGGAATTCAGTTGTACGAAATGGCTATCTGGAAATTTTTGGGGAATTCGTTGATCACTCGTCTGAACGGAAATGAATATAAGACGGCAGCAGATATTCAAAAAGCCCTTCAACCCGATATAAAATTTGGGAAAGGATATTGGGTTGATCTGGCTGGTATGATCTGTCCTTTTGAGGCGCTTGACCAATTGCTTCAGTCAATCGAAAATGGTTCAGTACAGTCGCTGGAAGAAGTAAATTCAGCATTGGCAACGATGCACAAAAATTACTACAATTTCGAGTGGACCTGGGCGGTAGATGTACTGGAAAGTTTTTATGGAAAAAGTATTTCGGAGTTTGACGCGCCGGACGTGATAAGCATCGTCAAGAAATGGAAAGAAAGTGTGTTGGGTATCGATCGCTTTTTGTACGAAGATGCACGGAAAGAGTTTTCGATGAGTAAAATGACCGGTTTTGGTGTCGACGGGCAGGACGGCGCACGCGAACTTGATTTTGCTGAAGTTCGCGGCGAATTTGAAGATAACGATACGGTAAAAGAAATTAAAGAGCACATGGAGAAAAAGGAACGGCTTGGTAGCCGGGTTATTGAACAAATGATGCCGGTGCGGGCAGATAAGCAAACAGTTGAAAATTCGTGA
- a CDS encoding PAS domain S-box protein has product MTGEKNQDHKKRTEELEQELSKLKLELENARFQEEQEREKRLFYQLIAEFAFAWELWFEPNGKIKYCSPSCSDLTGFTANQIIASPGIAALLVYDADKEKYTNFLTGALSQTLVNQTLEFRVLTRTKQLRWFMMNVRGVYDKIGKYLGIRASVLDITRLKQAMGHISELERTKEFDSRNKQRLQTELEMKDRELVSFLLQLSQKNELLNKAVHILQSDESTKYKHAVSLVKQLKDLLEANAVQPVDWSMVENQVDKIHPGFLDRLQKKHPVVSVNDKKLCSYIRLGLSSKEIAGLLNITSKSVEISRVRLRKKLGINAKIRLVNYLGQL; this is encoded by the coding sequence AGCAAGAGCTTTCGAAGCTAAAGCTTGAACTGGAGAATGCCCGGTTTCAGGAAGAGCAGGAGCGGGAGAAACGTTTGTTTTACCAGTTAATTGCCGAGTTTGCTTTTGCCTGGGAGTTGTGGTTTGAACCCAATGGCAAGATAAAATATTGTTCGCCATCATGTTCCGATCTAACTGGATTTACCGCCAATCAAATTATTGCTTCGCCTGGAATTGCAGCCTTGCTGGTTTATGATGCCGACAAAGAGAAATACACTAACTTTTTAACCGGAGCTTTAAGTCAAACACTGGTTAATCAAACCCTCGAATTTCGAGTGCTTACGCGTACCAAGCAGCTTCGGTGGTTTATGATGAATGTACGTGGTGTGTACGATAAAATAGGCAAGTATCTCGGAATCCGGGCTTCGGTACTGGATATTACCCGCCTGAAACAGGCCATGGGGCACATCTCTGAATTGGAGCGCACAAAAGAATTTGATAGCCGAAACAAACAGCGCCTGCAAACCGAGCTGGAGATGAAAGACCGAGAATTGGTTTCTTTTTTATTGCAGCTGTCGCAGAAAAACGAATTATTGAATAAAGCGGTTCACATCCTTCAGTCGGATGAGTCAACTAAATATAAACACGCAGTTTCGCTTGTTAAGCAATTAAAAGATTTGTTGGAGGCCAATGCCGTTCAGCCGGTTGATTGGTCGATGGTAGAAAACCAGGTGGATAAAATTCATCCGGGCTTTCTCGATCGACTGCAAAAAAAACATCCTGTGGTTTCGGTCAACGATAAAAAATTGTGTTCCTACATTCGTTTGGGTTTATCGAGTAAAGAAATTGCCGGTCTGCTGAATATTACTTCCAAAAGTGTGGAGATCTCTCGCGTACGGTTACGTAAAAAACTGGGAATAAACGCAAAAATCCGTCTGGTAAACTATCTTGGACAATTGTAA